From one Bradyrhizobium sp. Ash2021 genomic stretch:
- a CDS encoding YciI family protein, producing MLYAILAYHVEAEVMSWTPEADAALMTDLQGVHDRLNQDGRLGPAARLGTTGKARTLRGPGAGTVIDGPFAETKEQLLGFYVIDCAGEEAAVRAARDLRRVNPSAVYEIRPLLLYLPGVPFPVTEAAAEPDPG from the coding sequence ATGCTCTATGCCATCCTGGCCTATCACGTGGAAGCCGAAGTCATGTCCTGGACACCAGAGGCGGATGCGGCGCTCATGACCGATCTGCAAGGGGTCCATGACCGGCTCAATCAGGACGGCCGGCTCGGGCCGGCGGCACGCCTGGGGACAACCGGGAAGGCCCGCACCCTGCGGGGTCCGGGCGCCGGAACGGTGATCGATGGCCCGTTTGCCGAGACAAAGGAGCAGTTGCTGGGATTTTACGTCATCGACTGCGCCGGTGAGGAGGCCGCCGTCCGGGCCGCCCGCGACCTGCGCCGCGTCAATCCGTCAGCGGTCTACGAAATCCGCCCGCTCCTCCTTTATCTTCCCGGCGTGCCCTTCCCGGTCACCGAAGCCGCCGCCGAACCTGATCCGGGCTGA
- the rlmB gene encoding 23S rRNA (guanosine(2251)-2'-O)-methyltransferase RlmB: MSDRDRKPPFRRGGGKPFEKGRKSAGRPAWRDRGGGSDGPVILYGWHTVVAALANPQREIRKLLLTENAARRLADENIDTRVPPEIVRPNAIDQRLGPDAVHQGLLAEADPLPSPDIDELTQEGIVLVLDQITDPHNVGAIMRSAAAFAVKAIVTTARHSPEATGVLAKSASGALELVPLVTVQNLARALNELNDRGFLTVGLDSEGSDDLGAVALRQPLALVLGAEGKGLRQLTRETCSVVARLDMPGEIKSLNVSNAAVLALYIGASRLGLMG, encoded by the coding sequence ATGAGCGATCGCGACCGAAAACCGCCGTTCCGCCGTGGCGGCGGCAAACCCTTCGAAAAGGGCCGAAAATCGGCCGGCCGGCCGGCCTGGCGCGACCGGGGCGGGGGTTCGGACGGGCCGGTGATTCTCTATGGCTGGCACACGGTGGTGGCAGCTCTGGCCAATCCGCAGCGCGAGATCCGCAAGCTCCTGCTGACCGAAAATGCCGCCCGCCGCCTCGCCGACGAGAATATCGATACCCGCGTGCCGCCGGAAATCGTCCGGCCCAACGCCATCGACCAGCGGCTCGGTCCGGATGCCGTGCATCAGGGGCTGTTGGCCGAAGCCGATCCCCTGCCCTCGCCCGACATCGATGAGCTGACGCAGGAAGGCATCGTGCTGGTGCTCGACCAGATCACCGATCCGCACAATGTCGGTGCGATCATGCGCTCGGCCGCGGCGTTCGCAGTCAAGGCCATCGTCACCACGGCACGGCACAGCCCGGAGGCCACCGGCGTGCTGGCGAAATCCGCGTCCGGCGCGCTGGAGCTGGTGCCGCTGGTCACGGTGCAAAATCTTGCCCGCGCGCTGAACGAATTGAACGACCGCGGATTCCTCACGGTCGGGCTCGACAGCGAAGGCAGCGACGATCTGGGCGCCGTCGCCCTGCGACAACCGCTGGCGCTGGTGCTCGGCGCCGAGGGCAAGGGCCTGCGGCAATTGACGCGCGAAACCTGCAGCGTGGTGGCGCGGCTCGACATGCCCGGCGAAATCAAGAGCCTGAATGTCTCGAACGCGGCCGTCCTGGCGCTCTATATCGGCGCCAGCCGGCTCGGCCTGATGGGCTGA
- a CDS encoding urease accessory protein, giving the protein MFGILGLGFLLGMQHALEADHIAAVSSIAARRTDVGDIVKHGLTWGLGHTLTLFAFTGAAILLAQAIPEAMARPMETAVGVMLVGLGAHVLWRLWRDRVHFHRHGHGDGTVHFHAHSHAGEAAAHARGAHTHEHGFRWRTLLVGLMHGMAGSAALLVLAVSQASSPAIGLGYVALFGIGSMIGMGALSTLIAVPIAASARWLTFANRGLQGAVGLVTIAIGVTTIVETVFT; this is encoded by the coding sequence ATGTTCGGAATTCTTGGGCTTGGGTTTTTGCTGGGCATGCAGCATGCGCTCGAGGCCGATCATATCGCCGCCGTATCCAGCATTGCCGCGCGCCGCACCGACGTCGGTGATATCGTCAAGCACGGGCTGACCTGGGGGCTCGGCCATACGCTGACGCTGTTTGCTTTCACCGGCGCCGCCATCCTGCTCGCTCAGGCAATCCCCGAGGCGATGGCGCGCCCGATGGAGACCGCCGTCGGGGTCATGCTGGTCGGTCTCGGTGCGCATGTGCTGTGGCGGCTCTGGCGCGACCGCGTGCATTTTCACCGGCACGGCCACGGCGACGGCACGGTCCATTTCCACGCCCACAGCCACGCCGGCGAAGCCGCAGCCCATGCGCGCGGCGCTCACACGCATGAGCATGGTTTTCGCTGGCGCACGCTGCTGGTCGGGTTGATGCACGGCATGGCCGGCTCTGCCGCGCTGCTGGTGTTGGCGGTATCGCAGGCCTCCAGTCCCGCGATCGGACTTGGCTACGTCGCGCTGTTCGGGATCGGCTCGATGATCGGCATGGGCGCGCTGTCGACGCTGATCGCGGTGCCGATTGCAGCCTCCGCGCGCTGGCTCACGTTTGCCAATCGAGGCCTGCAAGGCGCGGTCGGCCTTGTCACCATTGCGATCGGCGTCACGACGATCGTCGAAACGGTGTTTACGTAA
- a CDS encoding dienelactone hydrolase family protein — protein MDFMQTRDVDYRCEQANLRGYLAWNDSAEPQPGILVFHEGLGLGDFAMERARRLAGLGYVALAADMFGERRQARNLQEVTTLVGGLRAEPEKLRARGRAALETLAALPQVDARRLGAIGFCFGGSVVLELARAGADLRAVVSFHGVLATKMPAVSGKVRASVLVLTGADDPLAPPDQVADFENEMRAAAVRDWQVISYGNTLHGFTNPAADGSMLRSALYNAQADRRSWATMQSLFDEVLT, from the coding sequence ATGGATTTCATGCAGACGCGCGACGTCGATTACCGCTGCGAACAAGCCAATTTGCGCGGCTATCTCGCCTGGAATGATAGCGCTGAGCCGCAACCGGGCATCCTGGTGTTTCACGAGGGGCTGGGATTGGGCGATTTCGCCATGGAACGCGCGCGCCGGCTCGCTGGCCTCGGCTATGTCGCGCTCGCCGCCGACATGTTCGGCGAGCGGCGGCAGGCGCGGAACCTGCAGGAAGTCACCACCCTGGTCGGCGGCCTCCGCGCCGAGCCGGAAAAACTCCGCGCCCGCGGCCGTGCGGCGCTGGAAACGCTGGCGGCGTTGCCGCAAGTCGACGCGCGAAGGCTGGGGGCCATCGGATTTTGCTTCGGCGGTTCGGTGGTACTCGAACTCGCGCGCGCGGGCGCCGATCTCAGGGCCGTCGTCAGTTTCCATGGCGTGCTGGCAACGAAAATGCCGGCGGTATCGGGTAAGGTGAGGGCGAGCGTGCTGGTCTTAACCGGCGCGGACGACCCCCTGGCGCCGCCCGATCAGGTCGCCGATTTCGAGAACGAGATGCGCGCAGCCGCCGTGCGGGACTGGCAGGTCATCAGCTACGGCAATACGCTGCATGGTTTCACCAATCCCGCCGCGGACGGATCGATGCTGCGCAGCGCGCTCTACAATGCGCAGGCCGACCGCCGTTCATGGGCGACGATGCAAAGCCTGTTCGATGAAGTGTTGACCTGA
- a CDS encoding IS3 family transposase (programmed frameshift), whose amino-acid sequence MKRNRFTEEQIIGILKEHEAGVPVADLCRKHGVSDASIYKWKAKFGGLDVSEAKRLRSLEDENAKLKRLLADAMLDNVALKDLPGKEMVTPAGKRKAVAHLVEAHGMSERRACKAIGCCRMTMRYQTTRADDAGIRQRMKAIAQERRRFGYRRLHVLLKREGYVINHKRLFRLYREEKLAVRRRGGRKRAIGTRAPMLVPMAPNERWSLDFVSDQLTDCRRFRILTIVDDCTRESLALVADTSLSGVRVARELDRLMIERGKPKMIVSDNGSELTSNAILTWADQARVEWHYIAPGKPMQNAFIESFNGRLRDELLNETLFSSLAQARVALGCWRADYNGSRPHSQLGWKTPSEYAFTCNPRRDLALRYADGSAPAPVATTVQPGNPNATSELGIG is encoded by the exons ATGAAGCGCAATCGATTTACAGAAGAACAGATCATCGGGATTTTGAAGGAGCACGAGGCCGGGGTCCCGGTCGCCGATCTCTGCCGCAAGCATGGCGTCAGCGACGCCAGCATCTACAAATGGAAGGCCAAATTCGGAGGGCTGGACGTCTCTGAGGCCAAGCGGCTGCGGTCGCTGGAGGACGAGAACGCGAAGCTGAAGCGGCTTCTGGCTGACGCCATGCTGGATAATGTGGCGCTGAAGGATCTCC CTGGGAAAGAAATGGTGACGCCCGCGGGGAAGCGGAAAGCTGTCGCTCATCTGGTGGAAGCCCACGGGATGAGCGAACGGCGGGCGTGTAAAGCCATCGGCTGCTGCCGCATGACCATGAGATATCAGACGACCCGGGCGGATGATGCCGGCATTCGTCAGCGCATGAAGGCGATCGCCCAGGAACGCCGCCGTTTCGGCTACCGACGCCTGCATGTTCTGCTCAAGCGGGAGGGCTACGTGATCAACCACAAGAGGCTGTTCCGGCTCTATCGTGAGGAGAAGCTGGCGGTGCGCCGCCGTGGCGGCCGCAAGCGGGCCATCGGAACCAGGGCGCCGATGCTGGTTCCGATGGCGCCCAACGAACGCTGGTCGCTCGACTTCGTGTCGGATCAACTCACCGACTGCCGCCGCTTCCGCATCCTGACCATCGTCGATGACTGCACCCGAGAAAGCCTGGCGCTGGTGGCCGACACCTCGCTCTCCGGGGTCCGCGTGGCGCGGGAACTGGATCGGCTGATGATCGAGCGCGGCAAGCCGAAGATGATCGTCAGCGACAATGGCAGCGAGCTTACCAGTAACGCCATCCTCACATGGGCGGACCAAGCCCGCGTCGAATGGCATTACATCGCGCCGGGCAAACCCATGCAGAACGCCTTCATCGAGAGCTTTAACGGCCGGCTACGGGATGAATTGTTAAACGAAACGCTGTTCTCTTCGCTGGCGCAGGCTCGCGTTGCCCTTGGATGCTGGCGCGCCGACTACAACGGCTCACGCCCCCATTCTCAGCTCGGATGGAAGACACCTTCCGAGTACGCCTTCACCTGCAATCCGCGCCGGGATCTGGCGCTGCGCTATGCCGATGGCTCCGCGCCAGCTCCCGTCGCTACCACCGTCCAACCGGGCAACCCAAACGCCACGAGCGAACTCGGGATTGGATAA
- a CDS encoding diguanylate cyclase, giving the protein MSWGIPKPKSAPTKRLLALGLAVTLGFSAICGGVLWTMGERDFEHNRTAAANLVASIASEIDRNIELYDLSLRAVVDGIKLPEINKIAPELRQVVLFDRAATAKDMGSILVLDAGGTVTLDSRSLVPAKKNFAGSDFFQVHAHRTDSGLFISRPWVADDGQYLISFSRRISNADGSFGGVVAGSMRLSYFHSLFKKLRLGENDSMNLLSADGTILMRAPFDIDTIGQSLRKSTVFKQFPTSPAGSYKTVSILDHVERLFVFQQVGSHPLLIIEGVSLETIYADWWQEVSLIGSLMAALCAIVIALTLVLVAALKRRSAAESQLALLASTDSLTGLSNRRRFDDVFAREWLRAQRARTAIALLMIDADNFKAYNDAHGHQAGDTALGSIAACIAGSARRASDLCARYGGEEFAVLLPGETVEGAFRIAEEIRASVLSLRAQQQGRLDVSPTVSVGVAAMTPQAGLAPHDLIRSADLALYEAKHAGRDRSIAAPPILPLRNKWAA; this is encoded by the coding sequence ATGAGCTGGGGCATTCCAAAACCAAAATCCGCGCCGACAAAACGGCTTCTGGCGCTCGGCCTTGCGGTGACGCTGGGCTTTTCCGCCATCTGCGGCGGCGTGCTCTGGACCATGGGCGAACGGGATTTCGAGCATAACCGGACGGCAGCGGCCAATCTGGTTGCGAGCATCGCCAGCGAGATCGATCGAAACATCGAGCTATACGATCTTTCGCTGCGGGCGGTAGTCGATGGAATCAAGCTGCCGGAGATCAACAAGATCGCGCCGGAATTGCGCCAGGTCGTTCTGTTCGATCGCGCCGCCACCGCAAAGGATATGGGCTCCATCCTGGTATTGGATGCCGGCGGCACGGTTACGCTGGACTCCCGTTCGCTGGTGCCGGCCAAAAAGAATTTTGCGGGCAGCGATTTCTTTCAGGTTCACGCGCATCGCACTGATTCCGGATTGTTCATCAGCCGGCCCTGGGTTGCAGATGACGGGCAATATCTGATCAGCTTCTCCAGGCGCATCTCCAACGCGGACGGATCGTTTGGCGGGGTCGTCGCGGGCAGCATGCGCCTCAGCTACTTTCACAGCCTGTTCAAGAAGCTCCGCCTCGGTGAAAACGATTCGATGAACCTTCTGAGCGCGGACGGCACCATCTTGATGCGGGCGCCGTTCGACATCGACACCATCGGTCAGAGCTTACGAAAATCCACCGTTTTCAAGCAGTTTCCCACTTCGCCGGCCGGCTCCTACAAGACCGTTTCCATTCTCGACCACGTCGAGCGGCTGTTTGTCTTTCAGCAGGTCGGCAGCCATCCATTGTTGATCATCGAGGGCGTCTCGCTTGAAACCATCTATGCGGATTGGTGGCAGGAGGTGTCGCTGATCGGGTCGCTGATGGCCGCGTTGTGCGCGATCGTGATCGCGCTGACCCTGGTTCTGGTCGCGGCCCTGAAACGGCGCTCCGCGGCGGAAAGCCAGCTCGCCCTGCTCGCCAGCACCGACAGCTTGACCGGGCTCAGCAATCGCCGGCGGTTCGACGACGTGTTTGCCCGCGAGTGGCTCCGCGCGCAACGCGCGAGAACCGCGATCGCGCTGCTGATGATCGATGCAGATAATTTCAAGGCTTATAACGACGCTCATGGCCATCAGGCGGGCGACACCGCACTTGGCTCGATCGCCGCCTGCATCGCGGGCAGCGCCAGGCGCGCGTCGGATCTCTGCGCGCGCTATGGCGGCGAGGAATTCGCGGTCCTGTTGCCCGGTGAAACCGTCGAGGGCGCTTTCCGGATTGCCGAGGAGATTCGGGCAAGCGTGTTGTCGTTGCGTGCGCAACAGCAAGGACGTCTCGATGTGTCTCCGACCGTCAGCGTGGGCGTGGCTGCGATGACCCCGCAGGCCGGCCTGGCGCCACACGACCTGATACGATCGGCCGATCTGGCCCTCTATGAAGCCAAGCACGCCGGACGCGACCGCAGTATCGCGGCGCCGCCCATCCTGCCGTTGCGAAATAAATGGGCGGCATGA
- a CDS encoding alpha/beta hydrolase produces MSATFEPITGRYMHLDLFGRPHRIYVEQAGEGTPLLCLHTAGSDGRQYRALMNDARITRNHRVIAFDMPWHGKSSPPAGWHDEEYQLTSAQYTTMILEIAAALDLDKPIVIGCSIGGRIALHLALEHPERFRAIIGLQAGAHVDPYYDLNFLHRPDVHGGEVAAAIVSGLVGPDAPDKERWETLWHYMQSGPGVFKGDLYFYKIDGDIRGRVAEIDTKRCPLFLLSGEYDYSCTPEETLAVARSIAGSEVTIMKGLGHFPMSENPEMFLKHLLPVLEKIGRN; encoded by the coding sequence ATGAGCGCGACATTCGAGCCGATCACCGGCCGCTACATGCATCTGGACTTGTTCGGCCGGCCGCACCGCATCTATGTCGAGCAGGCCGGCGAGGGCACGCCGCTATTGTGCCTGCACACCGCCGGCAGCGACGGGCGGCAATATCGCGCGCTGATGAACGATGCGCGCATCACGCGCAACCATCGCGTCATCGCCTTCGACATGCCCTGGCATGGCAAATCGTCGCCGCCCGCCGGCTGGCACGACGAGGAGTATCAGCTCACCTCGGCGCAATACACGACCATGATCCTCGAGATCGCGGCCGCGCTCGATCTCGACAAGCCGATCGTGATCGGCTGCTCGATCGGCGGCCGCATCGCGCTGCATCTGGCGCTCGAACATCCCGAACGCTTTCGCGCCATCATCGGCCTGCAGGCCGGCGCGCATGTCGATCCGTATTACGACCTGAATTTCCTGCACCGGCCGGACGTACACGGCGGCGAAGTCGCCGCCGCCATCGTCTCGGGGCTGGTTGGCCCCGATGCGCCCGACAAGGAGCGCTGGGAGACGTTGTGGCATTACATGCAAAGCGGGCCCGGCGTTTTCAAAGGCGATCTCTATTTCTACAAGATCGACGGCGACATCCGCGGCCGGGTCGCGGAGATCGACACCAAACGCTGCCCGCTGTTTCTGCTGTCGGGCGAATACGATTATTCCTGCACGCCGGAAGAAACGCTTGCGGTTGCGCGCAGCATCGCCGGCAGCGAGGTCACCATCATGAAGGGCCTCGGCCACTTCCCGATGAGCGAAAATCCGGAAATGTTTCTAAAACATCTGCTGCCGGTGCTGGAGAAGATCGGCCGAAACTGA
- a CDS encoding glucose transporter: MRTIPILQTSCERVQLTLTVALLAACAANVALVCAWL, translated from the coding sequence ATGAGAACGATCCCGATCCTCCAGACCTCCTGCGAGCGTGTCCAGCTCACGCTGACCGTCGCGCTGCTGGCGGCCTGCGCGGCTAACGTCGCGCTGGTATGCGCCTGGCTCTAG
- a CDS encoding DUF6719 family protein — protein sequence MRAFALGLIFSAVSLPCFAQTVLKSEPLILAPYEIAFVQDASCPVGKVLKVTGAIRGLHRRKACVSLASEQASLATATP from the coding sequence ATGCGTGCATTTGCGTTAGGACTGATCTTTTCCGCGGTGTCTTTGCCGTGCTTTGCCCAGACCGTGCTGAAATCCGAGCCCCTTATCCTTGCCCCCTATGAGATCGCCTTCGTTCAGGACGCCTCCTGTCCGGTGGGGAAGGTGCTCAAGGTGACCGGCGCGATCAGGGGACTGCACCGGCGCAAGGCCTGCGTTTCGCTGGCGTCGGAACAGGCCTCGCTGGCGACGGCAACGCCGTAA
- a CDS encoding porin family protein translates to MKKILLGAVALAAFAGPAFAADMPARTYSKAPPPYTAPAVIYNWTGFYIGGHVGGAFAGDNTFQSSDARFLGGVQGGFDYQFAPNWVVGAEAQYSWLTGSNNNGVLFPGGTLVTSKNDQLGSVTGRLGYTWGPALVYAKGGYAWRDNSNIGASVAGTPAAFTTDGNHKDGYTVGAGLEYMFAPNWSAKAEYQYYNFGKTTFTSGPADIVGVSSRNDEHTVKVGVNYRFGWGGPVAAKY, encoded by the coding sequence ATGAAGAAGATTTTGCTCGGCGCCGTCGCGCTGGCCGCATTCGCGGGACCGGCTTTTGCGGCTGACATGCCGGCACGCACCTATTCGAAGGCGCCGCCGCCTTATACGGCGCCCGCCGTGATCTATAACTGGACCGGCTTCTACATCGGCGGCCATGTCGGTGGCGCCTTCGCCGGCGACAATACCTTCCAGAGCAGCGACGCGCGCTTCCTCGGCGGCGTGCAGGGCGGCTTCGACTATCAGTTCGCGCCGAACTGGGTGGTGGGCGCCGAAGCGCAATATAGCTGGCTGACCGGCAGCAACAATAACGGGGTGCTCTTCCCCGGCGGTACGCTGGTGACCTCGAAGAACGACCAGCTCGGTTCGGTGACCGGCCGGCTCGGCTACACCTGGGGTCCGGCGCTGGTCTACGCCAAGGGTGGTTACGCCTGGCGCGACAACAGCAATATCGGGGCATCGGTTGCCGGCACGCCTGCGGCCTTCACCACCGATGGCAACCACAAGGACGGCTATACCGTCGGCGCCGGCCTCGAATACATGTTCGCGCCGAACTGGTCGGCCAAGGCCGAGTACCAGTATTACAATTTCGGCAAGACCACCTTCACCTCAGGGCCGGCCGATATTGTCGGCGTCAGCTCCCGGAACGACGAGCACACCGTCAAGGTCGGTGTGAACTACCGGTTCGGCTGGGGTGGCCCGGTTGCCGCCAAATATTGA
- a CDS encoding His-rich protein BRANT: MFKTISAALLAVSVIAAPALAATADKTTPAPVTKTTQAPVAKTTTAPVIKADQSKSKLLNANARMGRHHHKHYAHHRHHKHMAAYKTHASPKVVTKHVTSPAKRG, translated from the coding sequence ATGTTCAAGACCATTTCCGCAGCGCTGCTCGCCGTTTCCGTTATCGCGGCTCCCGCGCTTGCCGCTACGGCAGACAAGACAACTCCTGCGCCGGTCACGAAAACGACCCAAGCGCCGGTCGCCAAGACCACGACCGCGCCGGTCATCAAGGCCGACCAGTCGAAATCGAAGCTGCTGAACGCGAATGCCAGGATGGGCCGCCATCATCACAAGCACTATGCCCATCATCGCCACCACAAGCACATGGCTGCGTACAAGACCCACGCGTCGCCGAAGGTTGTGACCAAGCACGTTACGTCCCCCGCCAAGCGCGGCTGA
- a CDS encoding tetratricopeptide repeat protein, producing the protein MRKLAVRLLTLAMFTVALVAVPLLSAYAAGSDNPAPPASDTKKEKKKGDKSSGIDDPKFLAGYRTAYTTIYDRNDYAAAIKQLKALGHDDRADVANLIGYSYRKLGDYKVSQIWYERALKADPNHVKTWQYYGLWQLERGNRDQAQYHLNRLAALAGTGSEEYRSLAAALEKPPGTGLVY; encoded by the coding sequence ATGCGCAAGCTTGCGGTCAGGCTTTTGACGTTGGCGATGTTCACGGTGGCGCTGGTCGCCGTGCCCCTGCTCTCGGCCTACGCCGCAGGTAGCGACAATCCGGCGCCGCCGGCCTCCGACACCAAGAAAGAGAAGAAGAAGGGCGACAAGAGTTCTGGCATCGACGACCCCAAATTCCTGGCCGGTTATCGCACAGCCTACACCACGATCTATGATCGCAACGATTATGCCGCCGCGATCAAGCAGTTGAAGGCGCTGGGACATGACGACCGCGCCGACGTCGCCAATCTGATCGGCTACTCCTATCGCAAGCTCGGCGACTACAAGGTCTCGCAGATCTGGTACGAGCGCGCGCTCAAGGCCGACCCGAACCACGTCAAGACGTGGCAGTATTACGGCCTGTGGCAGCTCGAACGGGGCAACCGCGACCAGGCGCAATATCATCTGAACCGGCTCGCAGCACTCGCCGGCACCGGCAGCGAGGAATATCGTTCGCTCGCAGCCGCGCTCGAAAAGCCGCCGGGTACCGGTCTGGTTTACTGA
- a CDS encoding tetratricopeptide repeat protein, translated as MKKFAIRLLTLAILSLTLAAAPVVTAVYAAPDNDPPPTPPPTKGKKAKRSEIRPGIEETAFAKGYRTAYATIYDRNDYATAIEQLKALGHDDSAAVANLIGYSYRKLGDYKVSQIWYERALKADPNHVKTWQYYGLWQVEQGNRDQAQYHLSRIAALAGTSSEEYRSLAAALEKPPGTGLVY; from the coding sequence ATGAAAAAGTTCGCGATCAGGCTTTTGACGCTTGCCATCTTGTCGCTGACGCTGGCGGCAGCCCCCGTGGTCACCGCGGTCTATGCCGCGCCCGACAACGATCCGCCGCCGACGCCGCCCCCAACCAAGGGCAAGAAAGCGAAGAGATCCGAAATTCGCCCGGGCATCGAAGAGACCGCGTTCGCGAAGGGCTATCGCACCGCCTACGCCACGATCTACGATCGCAACGACTACGCCACCGCAATCGAGCAGTTGAAGGCGCTCGGGCATGACGACAGCGCCGCCGTTGCCAATCTGATCGGCTACTCCTATCGCAAGCTCGGCGACTACAAGGTCTCGCAGATCTGGTACGAGCGCGCGCTCAAGGCCGATCCGAACCACGTCAAGACCTGGCAGTATTACGGGCTTTGGCAGGTCGAGCAGGGCAACCGCGATCAGGCGCAATATCACTTAAGCCGGATCGCAGCGCTCGCCGGCACCAGCAGCGAGGAGTATCGCTCGCTCGCCGCCGCGCTGGAGAAGCCGCCGGGCACCGGGCTGGTTTACTGA
- the opgC gene encoding OpgC domain-containing protein, translating into MANWAIFLDHIPHEVLSWTTIKHYGFSDAAVFWLAIATLVFSFVVTMAIRTPDLGGLVPHWILQPFHPNDKTYLAPHRIVHFIALAVVVTRFLPVDSPILQWRSLAPLIKCGRNSLQVFCTGIVLSFCAHAAIELSLNSLWVQILVGATGILLMTAIAYCWTWPKRRNRMLPSHARLGGIA; encoded by the coding sequence TTGGCGAATTGGGCGATCTTTCTGGATCACATCCCGCACGAGGTGCTGAGCTGGACCACAATCAAGCATTATGGATTCAGCGACGCCGCCGTGTTCTGGCTGGCCATCGCCACCCTTGTCTTCTCTTTCGTCGTGACGATGGCAATTCGCACACCGGATCTCGGTGGTCTTGTTCCGCATTGGATCCTGCAGCCATTCCATCCCAACGATAAGACCTATCTCGCGCCCCACCGTATCGTTCACTTCATTGCTCTCGCTGTCGTCGTCACGCGCTTCCTGCCGGTGGATTCGCCCATTCTGCAATGGCGCTCGCTGGCGCCGCTGATCAAATGCGGCCGGAACTCGCTTCAGGTCTTTTGCACCGGCATCGTGCTGTCGTTTTGCGCTCATGCCGCGATCGAACTAAGCTTGAACTCCCTCTGGGTTCAGATTCTCGTCGGTGCGACAGGAATATTGCTCATGACTGCGATCGCATATTGCTGGACGTGGCCCAAACGGCGGAATCGTATGCTTCCTTCGCATGCGCGACTCGGAGGCATCGCGTGA
- a CDS encoding efflux RND transporter periplasmic adaptor subunit: MSSEDVKAPSRRSLLTAATAGVLLASVVVGYGFVNRAQSKQEVVNWTNAQSIPTVALAQPIPGSSQQTLTLPGNIQPFNRAAIFARVNGYVKSWDHDIGTAVKAGQVLATIDAPDLDQQLSQAKATLASVRANHQIASLTANRNNILLQKQIVAQQLADQTTADEKAKEAVVDANQANVRQLEAMQSFKTLSAPFDGVVTARNVELGMLINSGGGSGQALFEVSDLHHVRIYVQVPQSFSAGLTVGMKATFEMPQYPGAQFDATLSHISKAINPSSHSMQVELQADNAAGKFFGGSYCNVHFEIPTDANLVTIPSTALVTGNQGTQVATLDSNNKVVLRSVQLGRDLGDSVEVTAGLSRSDRIVNNPPETLTAGDTVHVAAAAPQAGVAVSSSKTVRQ; the protein is encoded by the coding sequence ATGTCCTCGGAAGACGTCAAAGCCCCAAGTCGGCGCAGCCTCCTGACGGCCGCCACGGCAGGGGTTCTCCTTGCCAGCGTCGTGGTCGGCTACGGCTTCGTCAACCGTGCGCAGAGCAAGCAGGAAGTGGTCAACTGGACCAACGCGCAGAGTATCCCGACCGTTGCCCTTGCCCAACCGATCCCCGGCAGCTCGCAACAGACGCTGACGCTGCCCGGCAATATCCAGCCCTTCAACCGGGCGGCGATCTTCGCGCGGGTGAACGGCTATGTGAAGAGCTGGGATCACGACATCGGAACGGCGGTAAAGGCCGGGCAGGTCCTGGCCACCATCGACGCTCCGGATCTCGATCAGCAGCTCAGTCAGGCCAAAGCGACATTGGCGAGCGTCAGGGCCAATCATCAAATTGCTTCGCTCACCGCCAACCGGAACAACATCCTGTTGCAAAAGCAGATCGTGGCCCAGCAGCTTGCGGACCAGACCACCGCCGACGAGAAGGCGAAGGAGGCCGTCGTCGACGCCAACCAAGCCAACGTCCGGCAGCTCGAGGCGATGCAGTCGTTCAAGACGCTTTCCGCGCCCTTTGATGGCGTCGTGACCGCCCGAAATGTCGAACTCGGAATGCTGATCAATTCGGGAGGAGGTTCCGGTCAGGCGCTGTTCGAGGTGTCGGACCTGCATCACGTCCGCATTTACGTGCAGGTGCCGCAATCGTTTTCCGCCGGGTTGACCGTGGGAATGAAGGCGACATTCGAAATGCCGCAATATCCGGGCGCGCAATTCGACGCGACACTCTCTCACATCTCCAAGGCCATAAATCCCAGTTCGCACAGCATGCAGGTCGAGCTTCAGGCCGACAATGCAGCCGGAAAATTCTTCGGCGGCAGTTACTGCAATGTGCATTTCGAAATTCCGACGGACGCGAATTTGGTAACAATTCCATCTACGGCGCTTGTGACCGGGAATCAGGGCACACAGGTCGCAACCCTCGACAGCAACAATAAGGTCGTCCTCAGGAGTGTGCAGTTGGGCCGCGATCTCGGTGACAGTGTGGAGGTCACTGCGGGCCTGTCCCGGTCCGATCGGATCGTCAACAATCCTCCGGAGACATTAACGGCAGGAGATACGGTTCACGTGGCCGCTGCTGCGCCGCAGGCCGGCGTAGCCGTATCGTCTTCGAAAACGGTAAGGCAATAA